The Nitrosospira lacus genome window below encodes:
- a CDS encoding BolA family protein, whose protein sequence is MVSTIELIRQKLAILDPEQIQIMDESARHAGHEGAKSGGGHYVLTIVSREFFGKSLLARHRLVYTALKEMMHKDIHALSVKAYTPEEI, encoded by the coding sequence ATGGTGAGCACAATTGAATTGATCAGACAAAAGCTTGCCATTCTTGATCCGGAGCAGATTCAGATCATGGATGAGAGCGCCAGGCATGCGGGGCATGAGGGCGCTAAAAGTGGTGGCGGACATTACGTTCTCACCATTGTCTCACGCGAATTTTTCGGTAAATCCCTTCTGGCCCGGCACCGCTTAGTCTATACCGCGTTAAAAGAGATGATGCATAAGGATATTCACGCACTGAGCGTAAAAGCGTATACTCCCGAAGAAATTTGA